A genome region from Gemmatimonadota bacterium includes the following:
- a CDS encoding acyl-CoA dehydrogenase family protein — MYLDLSAQHERLRARVREFAESEIAPVAREVDESCRFPWETVKAMAELGLFGVNVPEEYGGLGHDYLSYILVIEELARVDASHSITVSAHSTLGTSPILNFGSEAQKRRYLPLLARGQVLGGFGLTEPGAGSDSAATRTTAVRTNGGYRISGSKIFITNAGVGEIFVVTAVTDPSRGPRGITSFIVTKETTDREIADRLGIGHAAELEPFTPGVRAAKKEDKMGWRASDTRELILEDADVPAESRLGEEGEGFINFMKTLDAGRIGLGALALGLAQGAFDQALRFSGGRRQFGRALREFQGIQFALADMATEIAAARHLVYHAAWLKQSGKPYTAEAAMAKLFASEMAMRVTTRAVQLLGGYGYTSEYPVERMMRDAKICEIGEGTSEIQRLVIARHLFRELVEEVGG; from the coding sequence ATTTATCTTGATCTTAGCGCGCAGCACGAGCGGCTGCGGGCCCGCGTCCGCGAGTTCGCCGAGTCTGAGATTGCGCCGGTTGCCCGGGAAGTGGACGAGAGCTGCCGCTTTCCCTGGGAGACCGTCAAGGCCATGGCCGAGCTGGGCCTGTTCGGCGTCAACGTGCCGGAGGAGTACGGCGGCCTGGGACACGATTATCTGAGCTACATCCTGGTCATCGAGGAGCTGGCCCGTGTGGATGCGAGCCACTCGATCACGGTGAGCGCGCATTCCACGCTCGGCACCTCGCCCATCCTGAACTTCGGCAGCGAGGCCCAGAAGCGCCGCTATCTCCCGCTGCTGGCGCGCGGGCAGGTGCTGGGCGGCTTCGGACTGACGGAGCCCGGCGCCGGCTCGGACTCCGCCGCGACGCGTACCACGGCAGTGCGCACAAACGGCGGGTACAGGATCAGTGGCAGCAAGATCTTCATCACCAATGCGGGCGTGGGCGAGATCTTCGTGGTGACGGCGGTGACGGACCCGAGTCGCGGGCCGCGCGGGATCACCAGCTTCATTGTCACCAAGGAGACGACGGATCGCGAAATCGCGGACCGGCTGGGCATCGGCCACGCGGCCGAGCTGGAGCCCTTCACTCCGGGAGTGCGCGCGGCCAAGAAGGAAGACAAGATGGGCTGGCGCGCCTCCGACACCCGTGAGCTGATCCTCGAGGACGCGGACGTGCCGGCCGAGAGCCGGTTGGGTGAGGAAGGCGAGGGTTTCATCAATTTCATGAAGACGCTGGACGCCGGCCGCATTGGGCTGGGCGCGCTGGCGCTCGGGCTGGCGCAGGGCGCGTTCGACCAGGCGCTGCGCTTCTCGGGAGGGCGACGGCAGTTTGGCCGGGCGCTCCGCGAGTTCCAGGGCATTCAGTTTGCCCTGGCCGACATGGCCACCGAGATCGCGGCCGCACGCCACCTAGTGTATCACGCGGCCTGGCTCAAACAGAGCGGAAAACCGTACACCGCTGAGGCGGCCATGGCCAAGCTGTTTGCCAGTGAGATGGCCATGCGGGTGACCACCCGCGCCGTGCAGCTCCTGGGCGGCTACGGCTACACGAGTGAGTATCCTGTCGAGCGCATGATGCGTGACGCCAAGATTTGTGAGATCGGCGAGGGCACCAGCGAGATCCAGCGCCTGGTGATCGCCCGCCACCTCTTCCGCGAGCTGGTCGAGGAGGTGGGCGGCTAA